The bacterium genome segment AAATCCATACTACTGGAAATCCGGATTTCCAAGGAACGATAAACTCGTTTTTACATTTGCTCTTACGCCTGGCGAGATCTTCAAACAATTTGTGGCCGGCAAATTTTCCGTGGCATGGGATCTTGTGCCTGCGGATGTGGAACGTTTGCTCGCAGACCGTCAATACGCTTCCCGTTGCCTTGAGATTCCACGCCTTTGCACTTATTTCGCAGTGTTCAATAGCAACCGGGGATTGCTTGCAAATGAAGAAATACGGCAGAAAATCGTGAATTCTGTGGACATTGAAAAACTTGTCCGAAAAAATCTTGGGAGACTGGCCATCCCGGCTTACGGAATTATTCCTCCCGGGTTGATCGGGTATCAGGCAAAAAAGTTGAACCGTCATCGTTCAACCATGACAAAGCCGGACAAGGAAGAAGAAATCACTTGCATTCTGAATCCTGCTTTTTCCGGCCCTTATGCCTCCGTTGCAAAGGATCTTTTTATCATGCTCCGGCAAACTGGATTTTCCGTTCGCGTGATCAACCAGAAACGCAACGACTACCGCGAATTTCATGAGCTGCTCGAAGCAGCTGAAGCAGATTTTGCGCTCGCGCGATGGGTCGGTGATTATCCGGATTCCGATACGTTTGCCGGTATTCTGAATTCAAAACAAAAGATTGCAGGCAAATTTTGCGGATCTGCTGAAGTCGATCGTTTGATCGCGGCCGGACGCACAGAGCCTGATCCGGCAGTCCGGAACAAAATTTACAGCGATATGGAACAGATCTTGGAAAAACAAGGTCGCGTGCTGCCGCTTTTTCATGAACAGGTATTCTGTTTCGCTTCCGGAAAAGTCGAAGGCTTCGAATTGAACTTCTTTTCTCCGATCGTGGCGTACGAAAAAATCTCTCTCCACCGTTAACGGAGCGCGGGCCAAAGCGTCTTTGCGTCGCGCGTCGCGCGTCTTGCGTCTTCGCGTAGACCCATGGACTCGCGATGCGAGGACGCATTGGCCTGCGCTCCGTTTGCGGTATCATAGATCTATGGCAACGAGTGGTTACAAAAGCATTTCCAGAGTGGATCACGAAAAAAAGCATGCATATGGCTGGTTCGTGCGAGTTGCATATCGGAGCAAGATGTATCAGAAATTCTTTAGTGACCTTGCAGAAGGCGGCAAGCGAAAAGCGTTAAAGGCGGCCATAAAATGGCGGGACAAGACGGAAAGGAAGCTCGGCAAACCGCGAACCGAGCGAAAAGTTGCTATGCCAAGCTCCCGCAACACGAGCGGCGTTGTCGGAATTCGCGAAACGACCAAGGCCATGACTAGAGACGGACGCAAAAAGGGTCCGGTTTATGAGGTCTGGTGGTTTCCCAAACCTGGTGAGATCCGCAAAACCTCCGTTTCCATCTACAAGTACGGTCAGCGTGAAGCTTTCCGCCGCGCCCAGGCTTTGCGCAAAGCTGGAGAAAAAATCATGTATGGAAGCGAGCTATCTTCCATCAAGAAAGTTGGTCTTAAGAAATCCATCAAAAGAAAACCCTCACGAAAACGACGTAAGTAGATACCAACAACGAATCTATTGATTTTTGGATGAAGAGAATGCATGATGGTTCTTTTTACATGAAACACGGATGTTTAGTGTGCTGCAAACTCTATTTCTAATAACTCTACTCAATACTCAAAATGTTGCTCCGCTTTCTTCTCCTCAGGAAGTGTCGAACTCGTCACCGGAAATCGCCAGCCGCTCGGAGCTGTTGAAACAGGAACGCTTACAAAAAGAAAAGGAGCTCAAGCCCTACAAGCTGGGCAAATTGGAAAAGAGACTTTTAAGTCTTGAAACGAAAGGATTTCGCGAATCTCTAGGAACGCGATTCGGTGATTTTTATTTCTCTCAGGGCGGAATCACAACCGGAGCCGGCTTTTCGGCAACCGGGAGGTACTTTAAAGCGAATCTGTTTGATAGCCCGATCGATATTTCAGCATCCGCCGGATATTCTCTCAAACAATATCAACTGTACACTTTTCAAATTGGAAATATCCTGCGAAAAAGTCCCGAACTGTTCTTAAGAACGACCTCTTCCGGGGGGCTGTCGCTTTTTGAAAAGACGAAAGAGCGGGAAGGTGACTTCTATCTTTATGGAGAATTCACTTACAGGGATTTCACACAAGAGGATTTTTATGGTCTGGGAACCGATTCCGATAAAGAGGACCGAACCGATTTCAGATTAACGGGACCGTCCTATGAAGGAGTCGCAGCACTACGTTTTGGAGACAACGCCGGCGCTTTTCTTAGAGGCGGTCTCTTTCAACCCGAGTTGCGAAACGGACGAGATTCTGCATTTCCCAATACGTCCGTGCTGTTTGATGATGAAACGGCGCCCGGATTGGACCAACAACCGGACTATTTTCGTTTTGCGACACAGTTTTTCTACGACTACCGCGATCTTCCCGGAGATCCGGAAACAGGCGGGCTCTTGGCTCTGTCGCTTGCAAAATACTTCGACCGGGATGGTGACCAGTTTGATTTCTACCGCTTAGCCTTTGATGCGCGACAGTACATTCCACTCTGGTCGGAACAGCGCATCCTGGCGCTGCATTTTTATGCTTCTTTGGATGAAGAATCGGGAAATTCGCGCGTTCCATTTTATTTGATGCAGACCCTGGGTGGTTCCGATACCATCCGCGGTTATCCGGACTTCCGTTTCCGCGATAAGAACCTCTTTCTCATCTCCACCGAATACAGGTGGGAACCGACTCCGGCGGTCGAGCTCGTTCTGTTCTACGATACCGGAAAGGTGTTTCACGAACGTTCCGATTTCGATTTCAGTAACCTGAAAAGCGGTTATGGTTTTGGAGTTCGCTTTAAAACAACGGATAGCGTCTTCTTGCGGCTGGACATCGGACATAGCGAAGAAGGAACAAACATCTACCTGAAATGGTCAGCATCATTCTAATGAAAAACAGAACCGCAGAGACGCTGAGACGCAGAGTTAGGACAGAGTTTAAAAATATTCTCTCTCTTGACTCTGCGCCTCTGCGCCTCTGCGGTGTTGCTTTGATTCTTCTACTTTTTGCTCAGCTGACTTTTGCCGCAAAGTTCTATGAAGATGATCCAATCTGGGAGGATCCTGACCGTCTGCCGATTCCACAACCGGCCGATATAACTCTGAGCGAAAGCTATGACCTTTTTGTAAATAGTTTTCAGGATCCTGGCGGAAAGGATCAAACGAAATCGCAAAATACGAACACGCTGGGAGAAGTTCCTGACTCAAGCTGGTTCACGAATCGCATAGGGCGAAAGGTCCTGCCTGTCGAAGAGCTTGTCAAAGGACCGAATACCGGAACCGGACCCGATCTCGCGAATCCGATTACCATCATCACTGCGAAAAAGCAGGGAATCGTCCGAGGCTTTACGATGCAGGATTCGAGAGGCGATATTTATTTTTTGAAATTTGATCCTCCGGGCTATCCGCAACTTTCAACTTCCGCTGAAGTGATCAGCACGAAATTTTTCCACGCGTTTGGCTATAACGTTCCGCAGAATTACATCGCGTTCATCCGCCGCGACCAGTTGATTATCGGGCCTGAAGCAAGGGTGCCGATCAGCAAGACTCAAACGCGAAAAATGGTCGAGAAAGACATCGATGAAGTCTGGAAAAAAGTGCCCGTAACTTCCGATGGCCGCATTCAGGCAGTTGCGAGTCTTCTGATTCCCGGTGAGATTGTTGGACAATTCCGTTATTACGGAACACGTTCGGATGATGCGAATGACATTTTCCCACATCAAAACCGCCGTGAACTGAGAGGCCTCAGAGTTTTTTCCGCCTGGCTGAATCATGATGAAGCGCACGCGACAAACACGATTGACACCTATGATCCGGAAGGGGGATCCAATTACATCAAACACTATCTGATCGATTTCGGATCGACACTAGGAAGCGGGACCACAAAACCAAACGAAAGGCGTGGAGGCAATGAATACTATGTTGAATGGGATCCCATTCTAAAATCGGCTTACACACTGGGTTTCTGGGACCGGCCGTGGCGCAGAATCCACTATCCAAAGTATCCATCGATTGGCAGAATTGAGTCCGATTATTTTCAACCTCAGAACTGGAAAACGCACTATCCGAATCCTGCTTTCCTGAAAATGGAGAACGAGGATGCGTTCTGGGCAACAAAGATCGTGATGCGTTTCAGCGATGAAATGATTCGCGCGCTCGTTCAAACGGGAGAGCTGATCGATAAGGAAGGGGAGAGTTACCTCGTTCAAACACTCATCCGGCGTAGAGATAAAATCGTCCAGTACTATCTTGCGCAACTAAACCCTCTGGATGAATTTGCAATCGAGAATCAGTCGTTGAGATTCAAGAATCTCGGACAGGATGCGGGAATTTCAAGCTCTGCTTCGTATCAGTATCAATGGTTTCAGTTCGATAACAATAAGATGTCGTCACTATCGCTTGGTCCCGAGGCGAGCTCCGAGGGTCCGCAAATTCCGGTTCCTTCCTCCGATGCGGACTATTTGATGGTGAGAATTCGCACGATTCATCCGGATCAGCCGAACTGGAAAAAGAGCGTTGATGTTTACCTCCGCAACGGCGAAGTTGTGGGCATCGAAAGAGAGAACTGACCCAGCCCTTCCTTGACAACTGTGTCGTCCAACGATATAGTTGTTACCGACATAAAGGTTGTAGCGCGGACGTCTCGTCTGCGCTTAGTTTCGCAGGCGGGACGCCCGCGCTACTACAAACCAGGAGGACCAATGGCAGATCAACAGGCGCCGCTGACGCCGGCTATGTTTCATGTTTTGCTTGCGCTTGCCGATGAAGACAAGCACGGTTATGCAATCTTGAAGGAAGTTTCAGAACAGACAAATGAGGAAGTTCAATTGAGCACCGGCACGCTGTACGGGATCATCAAGCGCCTGCTGGAAACCGGAATGATCAAAGAGGTTCGCAAACCGTTGGCAAAGAATGACGATGCGAGACGTCGTTATTACCGGTTAACGGATGCTGGCCGGCAGATAGCTATCGCCGAAGCGAAACGGATGGAAAAGCTGCTGCTGCGCGCCCGCACGAAACGCCTGATCCGCACCTTCGGTCCGGCCTGAATCAAGGACACCAAAATGAAAAAATCCCGCGAAAATTTTGCAGATCGTTGTTATCGCGCGCTGTTGCGCGTTCTTCCTTACGATTTCCGGATGGAGTTTGAAGGGGAAATGCAGGAAGTTTTTCGCGAGCAACGCGAAGACATCAAGCGGAGTAGTGGAACCGCATCACTGTTTCGCATGTGGTGGGCCACAATTCTTGATATTTTCCGTATGGCGCCGCGCGAGCACTGGAGCGTGATCTCGCAGGATGCCCGATACGCTGGTCGTATGATGCGAAAAAATGTGGGATTTACATTTGCAGCCATTGTCATCCTGGGACTCGGCATCGGAGCAAATACAGCCATATTCAGTGTGGTAAGCTCCGTGTTGTTAAAACCTCTTCCTTATATAGATGGCGATCGTCTCGTCATCCTGCGTCAACCGGAAACCAAACTTGGCACAGAGGACGCGTTCTTTTCCGTTCAAGAAATCCAGGATCTCCGGCAGCAAAGCAGCAGCCTAACGAACGTTGTGGAATATCACAACATGACTTTCACTCTGTTTGCAAAAGGGATTGCGCATCGGGTTCGCACCGGTGTCGTGTCTGCCGACTTTTTTGAAGTGTTCGGAGTCAGGCCGTTGCTGGGTAGAACGTTCGTTGCTGCTGATGAAAATCATGCGGCGGATCCGGTCTTGATTCTGAGCTACGAATTCTGGAGAGAAGCTGAAGGTGGCGATCCGAACATTATTGGCAAAAGGTACGAGATGAATGATCGTACTCATGTCGTGATTGGAGTATTGCCTCCGATCCCTCAGTATCCTGATGAAAACGACGTATACATGCCCACATCCTCCTGTCCGATGCGATCCGACAGTAGCCATATGGCTCCCCGCGATGCGCGCATGATGAATGTTTTTGGTCGTCTGAAAAGCGATGCGGATCTTGAAAATTCGCGCGCGGAAATAGTCACGCTCAGCAAACAAATGCACAAGGATCATCCGGCTGCTTATCCAAAGAATGCAGGAATCGCGACAACCGTTTCACTCCTGCGGGATGATTTAACGAAGAATGCTAAGCCACTCCTGTTGTTACTCTGGGGCGCTGCTGGATTCGTTTTGCTGATTTCCTGCGCTAACGTTGCCAATTTGATCATGGCCCGGATGTCGCGCCGCAAGCATGAGCTGATGATCCGCACCGCGGTCGGCGCAGGAAGTGGAAGACTCTTGAGGCAGTTGTTGACAGAGTCCTTTTTCCTGACCGTACTCGCGTGCATGCTTGGTCTGTTTTTCGCTTATGGCAGTTTGGAGCTGATGAAGAATTTTGCCGGTGGATTGACACCGCGGGCCAGAGAAATTGCAATCGATTTTCGCGTTCTGGGCTTTGCCGTATTCTGCGCAACTCTCACCACATTTATATTTGGCTCGGTTGCGGCTTTGCAATCACGGCAGGACGTGGCTTCCGGATTGAAGGAAGGCGGACGAACGGGCTCGGAAGGGGGTAGCAACTGGATTCGCAGATTCCTGATCACGGCGCAGTTCGCATTTTCGTGTGTGCTGCTGATCGGCGCAGGTTTGATGGTTCGAAGCTTCGTGCAGTTGATGAAAGTGAATCCTGGTTTCACGCCACAAAGAGCGATTGCAGTTCGCACAGATTATAACGGGGATAAATTCGCCACAGCCGAAAAACGTTTTGCTGTGGCGACGCAGATTCAACAGAAACTTGCATCGATTCCCGGTGTTGATTATGCAGCCGTTTCCTCCAGCTTTCCTCTGGACCGCGAGAATTTGGTTGGTGGACGCCCGATCCGGTTTCAGGTGGAAGGAGATTTTCGTCCTGAATCAGAACTGCCACCAGTCACTACAGCGCGTTCCGCCACAGCGGACTATTTCAAAGTGCTTCAAATTCCGTTGTTGTCCGGAAGGACATTTAGAGATTCTGATCATGCAACAGCAACGCCGGTGGTCATACTCAACCGCGCCGTTGCGGCCAAAAGGTTTGGGACGATCGATCCGGTCGGGAAACGAATCACGATTGATAACGGCGAGAGTTGGATGACGATCATTGGAGTCGTGGGTGACGTAAAAGAATTTGGACTTGGTCAGGAAACCCCTTATCAAATTTACAGGCCAATGGCGCAGAGGCCAATCCCGGTCAGCGTGCTCGTGCGCACCGGTCTTGATCCCGACGGAATGTCGGAGCAGATTCGCCGTGCGCTGCGCGAAGTGATGCCGGAAATGGCGATCGTACGGATTGAGACAATGGAGCAAGCGCGCGCCAATTCCGTTGCGTCGCCTCGCATGCTTGCGAATCTATTTTCGCTTTTCGCTGCTCTCGCGCTTGTCATCGCAATTGCAGGAATCGGATCGATGCTCGCTCTCTGGGTGCGTCAGCGGGTGCGTGAAACCGGCATCCGAATGGCGCTCGGAGCAACACCCGGAAATATACTCAGCAACGTTTTGCAGCAGGGAATGACTCTGGTGATTGTGGGACTCGTGCTCGGCCTGCTTTGTGCAATGGTTGTGACACGGTCGCTAAACTCTCTGTTGTTTCAGGTGAAATCGACCGACCTGGCTACTTATGCCTTCGTATCCGTGATTCTACTGGTCGCAGCATTTTTTGCTTGTTGCATTCCGGCTCGCCGCGCATCGCGTATCGATCCGCAAACGGCGCTTCGCTGCGAATAAAGTTTACGGCTGACGGTATTCCCTTATGCGTAGAACCTGAATCTTTTTTTCCAGAT includes the following:
- a CDS encoding AP2 domain-containing protein, translating into MATSGYKSISRVDHEKKHAYGWFVRVAYRSKMYQKFFSDLAEGGKRKALKAAIKWRDKTERKLGKPRTERKVAMPSSRNTSGVVGIRETTKAMTRDGRKKGPVYEVWWFPKPGEIRKTSVSIYKYGQREAFRRAQALRKAGEKIMYGSELSSIKKVGLKKSIKRKPSRKRRK
- a CDS encoding BamA/TamA family outer membrane protein; amino-acid sequence: MLQTLFLITLLNTQNVAPLSSPQEVSNSSPEIASRSELLKQERLQKEKELKPYKLGKLEKRLLSLETKGFRESLGTRFGDFYFSQGGITTGAGFSATGRYFKANLFDSPIDISASAGYSLKQYQLYTFQIGNILRKSPELFLRTTSSGGLSLFEKTKEREGDFYLYGEFTYRDFTQEDFYGLGTDSDKEDRTDFRLTGPSYEGVAALRFGDNAGAFLRGGLFQPELRNGRDSAFPNTSVLFDDETAPGLDQQPDYFRFATQFFYDYRDLPGDPETGGLLALSLAKYFDRDGDQFDFYRLAFDARQYIPLWSEQRILALHFYASLDEESGNSRVPFYLMQTLGGSDTIRGYPDFRFRDKNLFLISTEYRWEPTPAVELVLFYDTGKVFHERSDFDFSNLKSGYGFGVRFKTTDSVFLRLDIGHSEEGTNIYLKWSASF
- a CDS encoding ABC transporter permease, with the protein product MKKSRENFADRCYRALLRVLPYDFRMEFEGEMQEVFREQREDIKRSSGTASLFRMWWATILDIFRMAPREHWSVISQDARYAGRMMRKNVGFTFAAIVILGLGIGANTAIFSVVSSVLLKPLPYIDGDRLVILRQPETKLGTEDAFFSVQEIQDLRQQSSSLTNVVEYHNMTFTLFAKGIAHRVRTGVVSADFFEVFGVRPLLGRTFVAADENHAADPVLILSYEFWREAEGGDPNIIGKRYEMNDRTHVVIGVLPPIPQYPDENDVYMPTSSCPMRSDSSHMAPRDARMMNVFGRLKSDADLENSRAEIVTLSKQMHKDHPAAYPKNAGIATTVSLLRDDLTKNAKPLLLLLWGAAGFVLLISCANVANLIMARMSRRKHELMIRTAVGAGSGRLLRQLLTESFFLTVLACMLGLFFAYGSLELMKNFAGGLTPRAREIAIDFRVLGFAVFCATLTTFIFGSVAALQSRQDVASGLKEGGRTGSEGGSNWIRRFLITAQFAFSCVLLIGAGLMVRSFVQLMKVNPGFTPQRAIAVRTDYNGDKFATAEKRFAVATQIQQKLASIPGVDYAAVSSSFPLDRENLVGGRPIRFQVEGDFRPESELPPVTTARSATADYFKVLQIPLLSGRTFRDSDHATATPVVILNRAVAAKRFGTIDPVGKRITIDNGESWMTIIGVVGDVKEFGLGQETPYQIYRPMAQRPIPVSVLVRTGLDPDGMSEQIRRALREVMPEMAIVRIETMEQARANSVASPRMLANLFSLFAALALVIAIAGIGSMLALWVRQRVRETGIRMALGATPGNILSNVLQQGMTLVIVGLVLGLLCAMVVTRSLNSLLFQVKSTDLATYAFVSVILLVAAFFACCIPARRASRIDPQTALRCE
- a CDS encoding PadR family transcriptional regulator, with protein sequence MADQQAPLTPAMFHVLLALADEDKHGYAILKEVSEQTNEEVQLSTGTLYGIIKRLLETGMIKEVRKPLAKNDDARRRYYRLTDAGRQIAIAEAKRMEKLLLRARTKRLIRTFGPA
- a CDS encoding ABC transporter substrate-binding protein, giving the protein NPYYWKSGFPRNDKLVFTFALTPGEIFKQFVAGKFSVAWDLVPADVERLLADRQYASRCLEIPRLCTYFAVFNSNRGLLANEEIRQKIVNSVDIEKLVRKNLGRLAIPAYGIIPPGLIGYQAKKLNRHRSTMTKPDKEEEITCILNPAFSGPYASVAKDLFIMLRQTGFSVRVINQKRNDYREFHELLEAAEADFALARWVGDYPDSDTFAGILNSKQKIAGKFCGSAEVDRLIAAGRTEPDPAVRNKIYSDMEQILEKQGRVLPLFHEQVFCFASGKVEGFELNFFSPIVAYEKISLHR